Below is a window of Penaeus monodon isolate SGIC_2016 chromosome 13, NSTDA_Pmon_1, whole genome shotgun sequence DNA.
acatacatatatatatataatatatatatatatatatatatatatatatatatatatatataatatatatatatatatatatatatatatatactatatatatatacatatataaccacacacacaatatatatatatatatatatatatatatatatatatatatatatatatatatatatatatgcgtgtgtgtatgtgtatgtgtgtgtggtatacacacacacacacacacgcacacacactacactacacaccacacacacaacacacacacacacatacacacacacacacacacacacacacacacacacacacacgcacacgcgcgcgcgcgcgcgcgcgttacatttatacacacatacatatatatatacacacaataaatacttatatatgtatatatatatatatatatatatatatatatatatatatatatatatatatgtgtgtgtgtgtgtgtgtgtgtgtgtgtgtgtgtgtttgtgtgtgtgtgtacatatacacacacaataatctctctctctctctctctcttctctctctctctctctctctctctctctctctctcgctatatatatatatatatatatatatatatatatatatatgtatgtatataaagcgTCTAATCTCtcctatattcatatttttttatgttattttgaatAGAGACACTCGTATTTTAATCTCCTAAATATTTAACCCTGCAACTACTATAATAAGGAAaatcaaattataaaataaaatataccaaaAGCAAAAGTTCTAACTATAAAGGACATCCAAAACTATCATAAAGATAAGCAAATGGTGACAAGATAACGAAGATTCAAATAACTAAGCCAGAAACATCTACAAAGGTTTTAGCCCAGTACTCTCTGAAAACAAGTGACAATCGGGTATCAACAAACGTTACAGTTCTCTGGTCGCGGTAACTCTAGAAGGgaaatattttatctttcttttcgtcAAATAGAAGTTAGTAAAACGAGATTAAATTTGGTGAGTGAAATAACACGTTCAATAGCTATTATAGTTTCTTCTCCGTATGAAAGTTTTAATCTGTATCCAAAGTTATTATGAGAGGAGAGTAGAGTGTTTGTTTTTgatgaataatgtatatttttaactgtttttactGAGTAGGCTATGATAAGTATTTAGAAGACTTTCACAATAGATTTATGACTAAGGAAATAGGTGATTAATTTCGGCTATGCGTCGCCTTTGGAAATCGGGTATTGGCTTTCATAGCAAAGGAAGGCCATGTTTTGTACAGCCAGCGGCACTTTTGGCCATACGTGTTAAATGTTCTTCGCCAAATTTTATCGGGTAGCATTATTTGGCAACTAAATTAAACAATGTATTGTAGTTAGATAGAGAAATATGGGAAGAGTTTCATGGAATCAGAACGTTGATAACTCCCCAAcattgtcattaattttttttttttttcattttagatatgtagtatggaatgaaaaaaaatgcatatgtaatgtattaaTGCACCCTAGAGATATAAACATAACTTGTGTTGAAGTCATGAAAGAAATGGGAGTTTTATTAAATACGGTTGAAATCCCTTaagtaggggtgggggggtgagagggagtaaGAACcagaggggcaggagggggtaTATAGCaaaataggggaggagagagggaatagggaaacaaaatgataatgagttatgagatatatatggatatatgtaaataagatattgatcaccattataatcagacaataagaatattgttattacaaactCATAAGAAAATTTATTGGGAACCCTACGTAGCATTCATTCAGCCACCCATGATGGGTACCTGCAAATGAAAATACCCTGATATCTGGTTGGTAGCTCTAGCAGCAGATAACCACTGCCAGAGACCCAGTGGGAGTGTAAGCTGAGAACAGGCCATCTCACTGATGAGATGCCCATCACTGTTGGGCTAATGAAGCATGCATGTTTGCAATAGTGCAATTGTAGATGCTGTTTAGTCTTAGCAGTTGTTGGATTGAAATAGATTGATGGAGAGGTTGTATCTAATAgctcccaccctccctcatctgtcttctctctctctctctctctctctctctctctctctctctctctctctctctctctctctctctctctctttctttctttctttctatgtgtgtgtgtgtgtgtgtgtgtgtgtgtgtgtgtgtgtgtgtgtgtgtgtgtgtgtgtgtgtgtgtgtgtgtatgtgtgtgtgtgtgtgtgatcattctTCTATTCCTGAAATTTAAATTTGCAGGAGAATTGCATAAGAGAcctgtaaatacatatatcaagtGTGATATTTGTGCTACATGCAAGCATTTGTTGTAACATTTAAAGAATTATCAACTTTCAGATATCTCCTTCCTAACATGGTGTAACGTGTGAAAAAAAAACCTCTAGCACAAGATTTCTGATATCCTAATGATAGCTATGGTCTCTCAATTGCCAAAAATTCAGCATGGGAGACAGTCATGTGTAGTATTTAGGTTAAacttagtcacacacacacacacacacacacacacacacacacacacacacacacacacacacacacacacacacacacacacacactcagtcagtcagtcagtcagtcagtcagtcagtcagtcagtcagtcagtcagtcagtcagtcagtccatCGGTAAAACTTTAGAGTATAGACACGCTTGCCAGAGACTGGTCCCTCACATCACAAAATCTTTTCAATAATAAGTTGCCATGACTGGGCATGCCATtaacccattcattcattcactcactcacctgcTCGCACCTACAATAGGGTTGTGATGTAATCAGAtattatatcctttattttttttcatgatagtcTAGTAACAATCCAATATAATGAATCCATTTTTTAGACAAAATGAATAATCTTTTTGTAGATCTTTTTCCAATAGTCTTGAAACTTTTCTCTTTTAGGGTAAACATTTTTGAAACAAATATCAGTAATGGTTCATCTGTGATTAACCCCTTGGAGCCAGGTGCTTCGCTGCCCATAATTGGcccaaaatctgggcattaggcaTACTAGAGGGGCTGCTCTGATGGATGTGGCTTGTAggccatgcacacacaaacaaaagagtCTTAACCAGACACAGGTCTTATTTGGCTGTTAAACAAAGGTAAAGTTTGGTGAAGAGCATTAGACCTATGTGGTCAGAAGTGCCACTAGCTATACCACAGTAATTGTAAAACCTCACAAATACACCAGTTCTAAGACTCAATCCTTTATATTCCTCTTAATAAGTAAGACCCAGTGGAGTGTCAACCAATGGCTGTATACCAATGGATGTATAAAGTGGAGGATGTTTGCAATTGACTGGAACCCAAGAAGTGCTGAGTGAGGATTAATACTATTAAGAATGGGTATTTACACCCCTATGCACTCCATACTGCTGTTCTTGAATGAAACTTTACTTGCACATAATGGAGATATGTAAAGTAACTGTTCTGTTCACCTTCCAGCTGTGAAcatttaatgttctttttttcctctggttTAAATGATAGGATTTTGTATACAAGGTTTTATACTACATTTACAAAACAAATAGGCATgcattctttgtttttgttcttatgtgtgtttaaatgttaCCAGGCTTTGGAGGGCTTTTCATGTATTATAAGAGTATGCTTGTGCTAGTATTCTGGGCTCCTCATATAAAAGCAATAGTATATTCAGCTTCTATATATCCAAAAAGAATTACTTATAAGCTATTTTCCtgcaatttttctttccttccttttatcttccttttatatattctttgtttgttattataattttcttttagcaatttctttcattttaagaATCCTTCTTGTAACAGAGGTTCAAACTGCACTGTTTAAAGTATTTTCAGATTTTTCCATCTTCCGtttctcactttccttttatACCCTTTCATACAATCCCTTCTTTCTATTGTTCATGTTTCTCCGTTTACATATTTAACAACTACAATTTTTTCAGACCGTCCATCATGGATGAGGACACGGGGCTAAGGTCCCACCGTCGAGaccgaaaggagaggaaggagaaggagagacgagaccGCGACCGTGATCGGGACCGTGACCgtggagacagagacagggagagagataggggagaccGAGGAGACCGGGGAGATCGAGACAAGGACCGGGATCACTaccgagagagggaaaaagatagagcCAGCGAGAGGGACAGAGATTATGATAGAGACAGAGAGCGCAACAGAGACAGGTATGTTGTTATTGATCTTTTCTGTGTTTATtgattataagaaaatataatttttagttgcttcaaaaaattattaatgacTTCAATATGCTTATAAGGCTTTAAAATATCACAAGTGATTCGTAAGTgagttcattttcattaatttctctctccgtctttaaAAACTTATGATCAGCTTCAAATCTTGCACATCTCCCCATATTCTTCCTTCagtcccccccttccttttcaatTCCTGAAGGGCTAATCTTGTCTTACGCCCCCCAACAGAGAAAAGGGACGAGACAGAGACCGTGAAAAGGACCGAGGGGATAAGAGGAAGAGATCGCCAGACACAAGAGCCAAAGAGGAGCTCAAAGTAGAAGAGGTGTGTATgtcagagctttttttttttctgaaatccaGAAGGAAAGGGATTGATCTTACTTGTAATATCATactgtacatgcatgtgtgattGTAAGTGATGTATAGATGAGTATCAATTGTTGACAATAAGAATTATGGTGCATATGTTCAATATCTGTATTTACATTTAGATATAACTGATGCAGAAGCATACTTTGTTTATTAGTAACAATTGAATTGTGTGAGTTGGGATCCAGATGAAATGTGATTGCACTTGTAGTGGTAACTCATACAGATATGCTTTGATTATTGGTATTACTGGTAATCAAAAAGTATTATAGTTGAGTAAGTAGACTTCCATTATGAGCAAGAAAAAATCATTGTTAAATAGAGAGATTAAGTGATAGGTAAACAACAGGGTCTGATTGCTGTTGCAGTGCTGGGAGACTTTgcaatatttatatgttgtgtgatgatcatgatatatatatatataattggttattatttgtttgtaatCATTATAAAGAAATGTAATGCCCATTTGAGAAGATCACATTTTTACTAGTATGGAAAACAAATGGTATCTTTATTATGCTGTATGACTCATTTGTAAGTActgtattatgtatgatttagTATTACGGTATAGATTGATCTGTCCTGATTCATGGCCCAAAATTTGTACAAATGAATTTATATTACTATCACATCTTGcttagaaaggaaatgaaaatgttcATAATCAAACTTTCACAAAGTTTTTCATACAACAACTTCCAgtgaatatatttttgataaatctCCTTAAGAAACCATATATTGACTTTAGACAATAGTAATGGCTGAGAAAGACTAaggaaattaatttatattatatattgatattgggGTACAATCATTGAATAAAGTAGTGACTAGTGGATGTGCATATCATATTAGGGGACAGTATCTGAAGGGTTTAAAATGGTTGAAATTAATTTGCAGTTGTTTTTATGatcaatatatctaattataaatgTTAGTTATTAATTCTGCAGGTAAATATGATTGATATTTTTGAAGACATTCTCTTATTCTGAAGTATCCACCTGTTTGTAGGTCAGGACTATCTGTTAAACTAGTGTACGCTTGAGGATTGGTGTTAGTTTATtcaaatatttcataaaagtgcAAAGAAAGGAAGTACCCTCTACCTTGATGTAAGAAAGAGGGTGAGTAGTGAGAACACAAAAATATGTCGGCAAATTAATTTGTGCATCATTGGTGGTTGAGATATCCAGAAGTTACAgtgatatttcattattttttaggtaatatCTGGGCCCAAGGTAAGCATTCTTTTTTATGAAATAGATAATTGTTTTCTCAAAGAATGCtgtgttgattaaaaaaaaaaaaaaaaaaatcaatctggtAATAAAAGTTGGGTGTGTTAATTTTTCAAAGATGAATCGGGGAAAGTTATAATGACTGCACTAAGATTGACTTATGCAACAGCCTGCATTACACTAGCACCTTGTTCTTCCTAGGATGATGAAAAGGACAGAcccaatgagaaagagaggaaaatcaaGAAGGAACCTCTCTCCCTCGAAGAAATGGTTGCCCGGAAGAGGGCCGAGGAGGAGGCTCTCAGTCGACCCAAATTCCTGTCCAAGGCAGAGAGAGCAGCGGAAGCACTGAAGCGTCGTCAGGAGGAGGTGGGTGTGCGGGAGTCTGATGTAGATGTGCGAGGCTTGGGTTGTTGGTGCGGATGTGAATTTAGATTGAGATATAGATGTAGGTGTTGGatattggtgtgtttgtttgtgtggctttgacaaaaaaaaaaaaaaaaaaaaaaaaaaaaaaaaagaaaaaaaaaaaaaaaataaatataaaatattatagaaataaattttaatatatatataaataatagtattatataaaataaaataataatattgattatatatatatatattaaagagtaattatatagatataataatatagtatatatatattagattatataataatatatatattagattattatataatattatatttattatatatatatatatatatataatatattaatatatatatatatattatatatatatatatatataatatatattataatatatataatatataatattatatatattatatatatatatatataatatatatatatatatatattatatatattatatatattattataatatatatattatatatatatatatataaatatataatatctattatcaatatatatatactatatatatataatataacatatcaatctataatatctattatatctatttatatatatatatatatctataatatctatcatatatctactatatctattatctatactatctatcatatctatctatatatatctattctatctattatctatatctactatctatctatatatatatatatattaatactatataatatatatatatatatatatataatatatatatataatataatatatatatatatatatataaaatatataatatatttataaatacatatataaatatatatatactatatataattatatatatatatatatataatatatatatatattttatatatatagacatctactCTTATTTATACTCTTCCTGTTACTGATCGTGTAGTTAAAATTGCCAGTCATCAGAGCCTTACCGTCCCAATTTCCCTTGCCAGGTTGAGGAGATGCGGAAGAAGCAGGATGATGAGCGGAAGAGTCGCGAACAGATGTACCAAGAAGGGCGGCGTGAGCTCGAGCAGGCCCTCCGACAGGAAGACCCTCGGGAACGTGACCGCCACAGGAGAGACCGTGAGCCCCGAGAGAACAAAGGAAGACCTGGAgttggagaagaagaagcagctgGAGAGAGATGCGGTCAACGAGAGGTACTTGGGCAtcgttaagaagaagaagaaggtccGCAGACTGAACGACCGTAAGTTTGTCTTCGACTGGGATGCCGGCGAGGACACGTCCGTGGACTACAATGAGCTTTATATTAACAAGCATCTCGTACACTTTTTCGGCCGGGGACACTTCGGAGGGTTGGATCTGAAGGAGCAGAAGAAGGTCCAGTCGAAGTTCTACGGGAATTACATCGAGCATCGCCGCACTCAGGCCGACAAGGACCAGGAGATCATTCGCatgaagaaggagcagaagaaggaagataagaagagatgGGATGACCGGCACTGGAGCGAGAAAGTGCCAGAACAGATGACGGAGCGAGATTGGCGTATTTTCAGGGAGGATTACAATATCGCTATTAAGGGCGGGCGCATTCCCAACCCCATCAGAAAATGGTCTGAATCcaacataaagaaagaaatccTGGATATCATTTCCAGCGTGGGGTACACAGATCCTACGCCCATTCAGCGGCAGGCCATTCCCATCGGCCTGCAGAATCGAGATATTATTGGTGTGGCCGAGACGGGTTCAGGTAAGACTTTGGCCTTCCTAATTCCTCTCCTGGAATGGATTCAGTCTTTGCCAAAGATTGCTCGCCTGGAGGATGCGGATCAGGGTCCGTACGCCCTGGTTCTGGCTCCAACACGTGAGTTGGCGCAACAGATTGAGGAGGAAACAACAAAGTTTGGTGGACCTCTGGGTATACGTACTGTTGCGGTCATTGGTGGTTTGTCTCGAGAAGAGCAGGGCATGAAGTTGCGAATGGGTTGTGAGATCGTTA
It encodes the following:
- the LOC119580394 gene encoding LOW QUALITY PROTEIN: probable ATP-dependent RNA helicase DDX23 (The sequence of the model RefSeq protein was modified relative to this genomic sequence to represent the inferred CDS: deleted 2 bases in 2 codons) is translated as MDEDTGLRSHRRDRKERKEKERRDRDRDRDRDRGDRDRERDRGDRGDRGDRDKDRDHYREREKDRASERDRDYDRDRERNRDREKGRDRDREKDRGDKRKRSPDTRAKEELKVEEDDEKDRPNEKERKIKKEPLSLEEMVARKRAEEEALSRPKFLSKAERAAEALKRRQEEVEEMRKKQDDERKSREQMYQEGRRELEQALRQEDPRERDRHRRDREPRENKEDLELEKKKQLERDAVNERYLGIVKKKKKVRRLNDRKFVFDWDAGEDTSVDYNELYINKHLVHFFGRGHFGGLDLKEQKKVQSKFYGNYIEHRRTQADKDQEIIRMKKEQKKEDKKRWDDRHWSEKVPEQMTERDWRIFREDYNIAIKGGRIPNPIRKWSESNIKKEILDIISSVGYTDPTPIQRQAIPIGLQNRDIIGVAETGSGKTLAFLIPLLEWIQSLPKIARLEDADQGPYALVLAPTRELAQQIEEETTKFGGPLGIRTVAVIGGLSREEQGMKLRMGCEIVIATPGRLVDVLENRYLVLNQCTYVVFDEADKMIDMGFEPDVQKILKFMPVTNEKPDNDDAEDEDKLLQNFLSKHKYRQTVMFTATMPPAVERMARQYLRRPAYVYIGSVGKPVERVEQIVYMVSEQEKRKKLLDILKRGITPPVLIFVNQKKGADVLARGLEKLGYNATTLHGGKGQEQREHALANLKSGAKDILVATDVAGRGIDIKDVSLVINYDMAKNIEDYTHRIGRTGRAGKHGKAISFLTKDDSHLFYDLKQLILTSPVSTCPPELANHSEAQHKPGTVMTKKRREEKIFA